A window from Micromonospora terminaliae encodes these proteins:
- a CDS encoding helix-turn-helix transcriptional regulator, protein MLHGRAAEQDRIAALVARARAGESAALVLRGGPGIGKTALLDWAAGLTSPAGGPPRVLRASAAEFEAELPFAGLSQLVRPALDRLDRLPDPQRQVLAAAFGLGGGAPADRLLVGLAVLSLLADLAEDGPLLCLLDDAHWLDTVSAEALLFAARRLHAEGVVMIFAARDGSFPAPGLPELTVGALAPADAVRLLDPRLAPEVRMRVLAEARGNPLALLELPGVLDAGEAGGPLPLTDRLLAAFHGQVDRLPAGTRALLRVAAVEDTGDLDVLLRAAAPLGAEPADLRPAEEARLVEVTGRRLRFRHPLVRAAVHAAAPYPERLAVHRALADVLTAPESADRRAWHLAAATTGPDEAVAAGLERTAEQARGRSGYGAALAAYERAAELSGDPAATARRLLLAAESGLQSGHLGDAVRLAERAAGLVDEPAFHARVAWVEGHAWFWQGGHQTAYDLMTQGATLDPEQREALLVAAFHPAWYLGEPHLGDCLDRLATLDHPVARYQVAAVRGRPLPLAATAAEVGGEPRDRLQLCGLGFVAGQDSETYELASALVARCRADGILGLLPTLLFFLAEAEFFHGRHRDATVSLDEAVRVARDGGQPLWVSQLRAVQAVLAAVAGDEARCQDLVASALDGATAGAEAGGRAWTLWALGLLDLGQGRAESAVTRLAALQEAPYAHQVCAYRSVPDLVEAAVRAGVPERAEVSYARFRAWAERVDQPWATSLAHRCRALLTGDEQDHLLALKAGGRPFEQARTELLYGEWLRRARRRTEARGLLHRALQTFDRLEAAPWAVRARGELEATGLRAPQPTASAAADLTPQELQIARLAGQGLSNRDIAAQLFLSPKTVAYHLYKAYPKLGVTGRAELGALAL, encoded by the coding sequence ATGTTGCACGGCCGCGCCGCAGAGCAGGACCGGATCGCGGCCCTGGTGGCGCGGGCCCGGGCGGGGGAGAGCGCGGCGCTGGTGCTGCGCGGCGGCCCGGGCATCGGCAAGACCGCGCTGCTGGACTGGGCCGCCGGGCTGACGTCACCGGCCGGCGGGCCGCCGCGGGTGCTGCGGGCCAGTGCGGCCGAGTTCGAGGCCGAGCTGCCGTTCGCCGGGCTGAGCCAGCTCGTGCGGCCCGCGCTCGACCGCCTCGACCGGCTGCCCGACCCGCAGCGGCAGGTGCTCGCCGCGGCGTTCGGGCTCGGTGGCGGCGCCCCGGCCGACCGGCTGCTGGTGGGGCTCGCGGTGCTGTCGCTCCTGGCGGACCTCGCCGAGGACGGCCCCCTGCTCTGCCTCCTCGACGACGCGCACTGGCTGGACACCGTCTCGGCCGAGGCGCTGCTCTTCGCCGCCCGCCGGCTGCACGCCGAGGGCGTGGTGATGATCTTCGCGGCCCGGGACGGGAGCTTTCCGGCCCCGGGCCTGCCCGAGCTGACCGTGGGCGCGCTCGCGCCGGCCGACGCCGTCCGGCTGCTCGACCCGCGGCTGGCTCCCGAGGTGCGGATGCGGGTGCTGGCCGAGGCGCGGGGCAACCCGCTCGCGCTGCTCGAGCTGCCCGGTGTCCTCGACGCCGGCGAGGCCGGCGGCCCGCTGCCGCTGACCGACCGGTTGCTGGCGGCGTTCCACGGCCAGGTCGACCGGCTGCCCGCCGGGACCCGGGCGCTGCTGCGCGTCGCCGCCGTCGAGGACACCGGCGACCTGGACGTGCTGCTGCGCGCCGCCGCACCCCTCGGCGCCGAACCCGCCGACCTGCGCCCGGCGGAGGAGGCCCGCCTCGTCGAGGTCACCGGACGGCGGCTGCGGTTTCGCCACCCGCTGGTCCGCGCCGCGGTGCACGCGGCCGCACCGTACCCAGAGCGGCTCGCCGTGCACCGGGCGCTCGCGGACGTGCTCACCGCGCCGGAGAGCGCCGACCGGCGGGCCTGGCACCTCGCCGCGGCCACCACGGGGCCGGACGAGGCGGTGGCCGCCGGGCTGGAACGCACCGCCGAGCAGGCCCGGGGGCGCAGCGGCTACGGCGCGGCGCTGGCCGCGTACGAGCGCGCCGCCGAGCTGAGCGGCGACCCGGCCGCGACGGCCCGCCGGCTGCTGCTGGCCGCGGAGAGCGGCCTCCAGTCGGGGCACCTCGGCGACGCGGTCCGGCTCGCCGAGCGGGCGGCCGGGCTGGTGGACGAGCCGGCCTTCCACGCCCGCGTGGCCTGGGTCGAGGGGCACGCCTGGTTCTGGCAGGGCGGCCACCAGACCGCGTACGACCTCATGACCCAGGGCGCGACGCTCGACCCGGAGCAGCGGGAGGCGCTGCTGGTGGCGGCGTTCCACCCGGCCTGGTACCTGGGCGAGCCGCACCTGGGCGACTGCCTCGACCGGCTGGCCACGCTCGACCATCCGGTGGCCCGGTACCAGGTGGCCGCCGTGCGGGGCCGGCCGCTGCCGCTGGCCGCCACCGCCGCCGAGGTGGGCGGCGAACCCCGCGACCGGCTGCAGCTCTGCGGCCTCGGCTTCGTGGCGGGCCAGGACTCCGAGACGTACGAGCTGGCGAGCGCCCTGGTCGCCCGCTGCCGGGCCGACGGCATCCTCGGGCTGCTGCCCACCCTGCTGTTCTTCCTCGCCGAGGCGGAGTTCTTCCACGGCCGGCACCGGGACGCCACGGTCAGCCTCGACGAGGCGGTCCGCGTGGCCCGCGACGGCGGCCAGCCGCTCTGGGTCAGCCAGTTGCGTGCCGTCCAGGCGGTGCTGGCCGCGGTGGCCGGCGACGAGGCGCGCTGCCAGGACCTGGTGGCCTCGGCGCTGGACGGCGCCACGGCGGGCGCCGAGGCCGGCGGCCGGGCGTGGACCCTTTGGGCGCTGGGCCTGCTCGACCTGGGCCAGGGCCGGGCCGAGTCCGCCGTGACCCGGCTCGCCGCGCTTCAGGAGGCCCCGTACGCCCACCAGGTGTGCGCGTACCGGAGCGTGCCCGACCTGGTCGAGGCGGCCGTCCGGGCCGGCGTGCCGGAGCGGGCCGAGGTGTCGTACGCCCGCTTCCGGGCCTGGGCGGAGCGGGTGGACCAGCCGTGGGCGACCTCCCTGGCGCACCGGTGCCGCGCGCTGCTCACCGGCGACGAACAGGACCATCTGCTCGCCCTGAAGGCCGGTGGCCGCCCGTTCGAGCAGGCGCGCACCGAGCTGCTGTACGGGGAGTGGCTGCGCCGCGCGCGGCGCCGTACCGAGGCGCGCGGCCTGCTGCACCGGGCCCTGCAGACGTTCGACCGGCTGGAGGCGGCGCCGTGGGCGGTGCGGGCCCGCGGCGAGCTGGAGGCGACCGGCCTGCGCGCACCGCAGCCCACGGCATCGGCCGCCGCCGACCTCACCCCGCAGGAGCTGCAGATCGCCCGGCTCGCCGGGCAGGGGCTCTCCAACCGGGACATCGCGGCGCAGCTCTTCCTCAGCCCCAAGACGGTCGCCTACCACCTGTACAAGGCCTACCCGAAGCTCGGCGTCACCGGCCGCGCCGAGCTGGGCGCCCTGGCCCTGTGA
- a CDS encoding ATP-binding cassette domain-containing protein: MAVTTATRPAISVSGLRKTFGDTVVLDGIDLLVTEGTVFSLLGPNGAGKTTMVRILSTLLPADAGSIRVAGHDLAADPDGVRGAIGVTGQFSAVDNLLTGEENLRLMADLHHLGRAEGRRRIARLTDRFDLGELARKPVSVYSGGMRRRLDLAMTLVGEPRLIFLDEPTTGLDPRSRHAMWEIIRGLVAEGVTVFLTTQYLDEADELADRIAVLDHGRVVVEGTPEELKRRIPGGHIRLRFPDLTALHAAAHLVATGQPDDDALTLQVPSDGDVRSLRTLLDRLDDAHVEVDHLSIHTPDLDDVFFAFTGTPASTTADHATTGGHR, encoded by the coding sequence ATGGCGGTAACGACCGCGACCCGGCCGGCCATCTCGGTGTCCGGCCTGCGCAAGACCTTCGGGGACACCGTCGTCCTCGACGGCATCGATCTCCTGGTGACCGAGGGGACCGTCTTCTCGCTGCTCGGGCCCAACGGCGCGGGCAAGACCACCATGGTGCGGATCCTGTCCACCCTCCTGCCCGCCGACGCCGGATCGATCCGCGTCGCCGGCCACGACCTGGCCGCCGATCCCGACGGGGTGCGTGGGGCGATCGGCGTGACCGGCCAGTTCTCCGCGGTCGACAACCTCCTCACCGGCGAGGAGAACCTCCGGCTGATGGCCGACCTGCACCACCTGGGTCGCGCCGAGGGCCGGCGCCGCATCGCCCGGCTGACCGACCGCTTCGACCTCGGTGAGCTGGCCCGCAAGCCGGTCTCGGTCTACTCCGGCGGGATGCGCCGCCGTCTCGACCTGGCCATGACCCTGGTCGGCGAGCCACGCCTGATCTTCCTCGACGAGCCCACCACCGGCCTCGATCCCCGTAGCCGGCACGCCATGTGGGAGATCATCCGCGGTCTCGTGGCGGAGGGCGTCACCGTGTTCCTGACCACCCAGTACCTCGACGAGGCCGACGAGCTCGCCGACCGCATCGCGGTGCTCGACCACGGCCGCGTCGTCGTCGAGGGCACCCCCGAGGAGCTGAAGCGGCGCATCCCCGGCGGGCACATCCGGCTGCGGTTCCCGGACCTGACGGCGCTGCACGCGGCCGCCCACCTCGTCGCCACCGGCCAGCCCGACGACGACGCCCTCACCCTGCAGGTCCCCAGCGACGGCGACGTCCGATCCCTGCGGACCCTGCTCGACCGGCTCGACGACGCGCACGTCGAGGTCGACCACCTCTCGATCCACACGCCGGACCTGGACGACGTCTTCTTCGCCTTCACCGGCACACCCGCATCCACCACCGCCGACCACGCCACCACCGGGGGACACCGATGA
- a CDS encoding MFS transporter: MTVLAARPAPVTTPAAGPVGFLPVLLTATFMTAIDAFIVNVALPVMQRDLHAGPAALEWVVAGYVLAVAAGLVTGGRLGDRYGRRRIFGLGLALFTGASVLCGLAPTAGVLVGARVLQGLAAALLMPQVLAIVRTSVAPAEQPRAFARYGLTMGLGAVFGQLIGGLLIRADLWGLDWRLCFLINLPVGVVALALLRRVPESRQPATRLDLPGAVLVSAALVALVLPLVEGREQGWPLWTWLSLAASAPLFALFVATQRRSAQPMVHLSMFRERAFSVGLVATQVFWMGQASFFLILALYLQVERGLSALESGIVFTAIGAGYLATSTYAHRIAARLGRQVVTVGALIMVVGLYAMWAAAGHGTGWLVPGLAVDGVGMGIALAPLTTTVLSRVSPRHTGAAAGVLATVNQTGNAVGVALIGIVFYQAADLTGGFRAGLVALIALELALAAVIQLLPRR; the protein is encoded by the coding sequence ATGACCGTCCTGGCCGCGCGGCCGGCGCCGGTCACCACCCCGGCCGCCGGGCCCGTCGGCTTCCTGCCGGTCCTGCTGACGGCCACGTTCATGACCGCCATCGACGCGTTCATCGTCAACGTGGCGCTGCCGGTGATGCAGCGCGACCTGCACGCCGGTCCGGCGGCGCTGGAGTGGGTGGTCGCCGGCTACGTCCTCGCGGTGGCCGCCGGCCTGGTGACCGGTGGCCGGCTGGGTGACCGGTACGGCCGCCGGCGGATCTTCGGGCTCGGCCTCGCGCTGTTCACCGGCGCCTCGGTGCTCTGCGGGCTGGCGCCCACCGCGGGCGTCCTGGTCGGCGCCCGGGTGCTGCAGGGGCTCGCGGCGGCGCTGCTCATGCCACAGGTGCTGGCCATCGTGCGGACCAGCGTGGCGCCGGCCGAGCAGCCCAGGGCGTTCGCCCGGTACGGCCTCACGATGGGCCTGGGCGCGGTCTTCGGCCAGCTGATCGGCGGCCTGCTCATCCGGGCCGACCTGTGGGGCCTGGACTGGCGGCTGTGTTTCCTCATCAACCTGCCGGTCGGGGTGGTGGCGCTGGCCCTCCTCCGCCGGGTGCCCGAGTCCCGCCAGCCGGCCACCCGCCTCGACCTGCCCGGCGCGGTGCTGGTCAGCGCGGCGCTGGTGGCGCTGGTGCTGCCGCTGGTGGAGGGACGCGAACAGGGCTGGCCCCTGTGGACGTGGCTGAGCCTGGCCGCCTCGGCGCCGCTGTTCGCGCTCTTCGTGGCGACCCAGCGGCGCAGCGCCCAGCCCATGGTGCACCTGTCGATGTTCCGGGAGCGGGCCTTCTCGGTGGGGCTGGTGGCGACCCAGGTGTTCTGGATGGGGCAGGCGTCCTTCTTCCTCATCCTGGCCCTCTACCTGCAGGTGGAGCGGGGCCTGTCGGCGCTGGAGTCGGGGATCGTCTTCACCGCCATCGGCGCCGGCTACCTGGCCACCTCGACGTACGCCCACCGGATCGCCGCCCGGCTCGGCCGCCAGGTGGTCACCGTCGGCGCACTGATCATGGTGGTTGGCCTGTACGCCATGTGGGCGGCGGCCGGGCACGGAACCGGCTGGCTGGTGCCGGGGCTCGCCGTGGACGGCGTCGGCATGGGCATCGCGCTCGCGCCGCTCACCACCACCGTGCTGTCCCGGGTCAGCCCGCGGCACACCGGCGCCGCCGCCGGCGTGCTGGCCACCGTCAATCAGACCGGCAACGCGGTCGGGGTGGCCCTCATCGGCATCGTCTTCTACCAGGCCGCCGACCTGACCGGCGGGTTCCGGGCCGGGCTGGTCGCGCTCATCGCGCTCGAGCTGGCGCTGGCCGCCGTCATCCAACTGCTGCCGCGCCGCTGA
- a CDS encoding tetratricopeptide repeat protein translates to MTTSPDWERRSAELWATIDNHEPEEFRKRVDALAAELPDGDPVAAFERACAFDSTGHSDRAVPLYRAALAGGISGIRRRRSVIQLASSLRNVGRAEESVELLTAERQQPSDELDDAVSAALALALASVGREREAVAVAVAALAPHLPRYQRSMANYARLLVEPEETER, encoded by the coding sequence ATGACGACATCGCCGGACTGGGAACGGCGCAGCGCCGAGCTGTGGGCCACCATCGACAACCACGAGCCCGAGGAATTCCGCAAGCGCGTCGACGCGCTCGCCGCCGAACTGCCCGACGGCGATCCGGTGGCCGCGTTCGAACGCGCCTGCGCCTTCGACTCCACCGGCCACTCCGACCGGGCCGTGCCGCTGTACCGCGCCGCGCTGGCCGGCGGCATCTCCGGTATCCGCCGCCGGCGCTCGGTGATCCAGCTGGCGAGCTCCCTGCGCAACGTGGGCCGGGCCGAGGAGTCGGTCGAGCTGCTGACGGCCGAGCGGCAGCAGCCCTCCGACGAACTGGACGACGCGGTCAGCGCCGCGCTCGCGCTGGCGCTGGCCAGCGTGGGCCGGGAACGGGAGGCGGTCGCCGTCGCGGTCGCCGCCCTGGCCCCGCACCTGCCTCGCTACCAGCGGTCCATGGCCAACTACGCCCGCCTGCTCGTCGAGCCCGAGGAGACGGAGCGCTAG
- a CDS encoding ABC transporter permease encodes MTSLAYAVTDSATMLRRQIRHIQRYPSLTAMLIGMPVVLLLLFVYVFGETLGAGLPGGGGDRGAYLNYLVPGILLFSVTGAAQGTAISVAMDMTEGIVDRFRTMAISRAAVLTGHVLGSLVQTLLCIAVVLGIALAIGFRPTATPVEWLATAGVLAAIAFALIWLSVALGLVSDSVETASNLPMFLTLLPFLGSAFVPTDTMPAGLRWFADYQPFTPVIETMRGLLLGTGIGSSAILALAWCAVISLLSYLWARRSFRRRAAR; translated from the coding sequence ATGACCAGCCTCGCCTACGCCGTGACCGATTCGGCGACCATGCTCCGCCGGCAGATCCGCCACATCCAGCGCTACCCGTCGCTGACCGCGATGCTGATCGGCATGCCCGTCGTCCTCTTGCTGCTGTTCGTCTACGTCTTCGGCGAGACGCTCGGCGCCGGACTCCCCGGGGGAGGCGGGGACCGCGGCGCCTACCTCAATTACCTGGTGCCCGGCATCCTGCTGTTCAGCGTGACCGGCGCCGCCCAGGGAACCGCCATCTCCGTGGCGATGGACATGACCGAGGGCATCGTCGACCGCTTCCGCACCATGGCCATCTCCCGCGCCGCCGTGCTGACCGGGCACGTCCTCGGCAGTCTCGTGCAGACCCTGCTCTGCATCGCCGTCGTGCTCGGCATCGCCCTGGCCATCGGCTTCCGGCCCACCGCCACCCCGGTCGAGTGGCTCGCCACCGCCGGCGTGCTCGCCGCTATCGCGTTCGCGCTCATCTGGCTGTCGGTCGCGCTCGGCCTCGTCAGCGACAGCGTCGAGACCGCCAGCAACCTGCCCATGTTCCTGACCCTCCTGCCGTTCCTGGGCAGCGCCTTCGTGCCCACCGACACCATGCCGGCCGGCCTGCGCTGGTTCGCCGACTACCAGCCGTTCACGCCGGTGATCGAGACGATGCGCGGGCTGCTGCTCGGCACGGGCATCGGCAGCAGCGCGATCCTGGCGCTGGCCTGGTGCGCGGTGATCTCGCTGCTGTCCTACCTGTGGGCCCGGCGCTCGTTCCGCCGGCGGGCCGCCCGCTAG
- a CDS encoding alpha-hydroxy-acid oxidizing protein: MTDTAHRSAGSADPTGVPAAVPAGTPPTGTGLSRLQHIYREGMLGRRPAVPTDFAELERRARRASSRIAWAYVAGGAGEGRTMRRNRAAFDRWAIVPRMAAGAVERDLSVDLLGTRHASPVLLAPVGAGALMGRDSDLSIARAAAATGTGYVFSNQGCNTMEDCAAAMGDTPRWVQLYWSKDEGLVDSLIQRAESIGAGALVVTLDTTVLGWRPQDLNLGFLPFTRGVGIAQYTSDPRFAAIVAERVARPATKQDVRITLSAVRTLLAMTRNHPGRFWRNLRSPLPRASVETFLDVYSNPGLSWQHLATLRERTRLPVVLKGILHPDDARRAFDLGADAIVVSNHGGRQVDNAIASLDALVAIRDAIGPEPTVLLDSGIRTGADVFVALALGADAVLLGRPHLYGLALAGQRGVEDVIRNVVAELDLTMALSGARDVPAVTRDLVSAAG; encoded by the coding sequence ATGACCGACACGGCCCACCGGTCCGCCGGTTCCGCGGACCCGACCGGCGTCCCGGCCGCCGTCCCCGCCGGGACCCCGCCCACCGGCACCGGGCTGAGCCGGCTGCAGCACATCTACCGCGAGGGCATGCTCGGGCGGCGACCGGCCGTCCCGACCGACTTCGCCGAGCTGGAGCGGCGGGCACGCCGGGCCAGCAGCCGGATCGCCTGGGCGTACGTCGCCGGAGGCGCCGGCGAGGGGCGCACCATGCGGCGGAACCGGGCGGCCTTCGACCGCTGGGCGATCGTCCCCCGCATGGCGGCCGGCGCGGTCGAGCGGGACCTGTCCGTCGACCTGCTCGGCACCCGCCACGCCAGCCCGGTCCTGCTCGCCCCGGTCGGCGCCGGCGCCCTCATGGGCCGGGACAGCGACCTGTCCATCGCCCGCGCCGCGGCCGCCACCGGCACCGGGTACGTCTTCTCCAACCAGGGCTGCAACACCATGGAGGACTGCGCCGCCGCCATGGGCGACACTCCGCGCTGGGTACAGCTCTACTGGAGCAAGGACGAGGGCCTCGTGGACAGCCTGATCCAGCGGGCCGAGTCGATCGGGGCCGGCGCCCTCGTGGTCACCCTGGACACCACCGTGCTCGGCTGGCGGCCGCAGGACCTCAACCTCGGGTTCCTGCCGTTCACCCGCGGCGTCGGCATCGCCCAGTACACCTCGGATCCCCGCTTCGCCGCCATCGTCGCCGAACGGGTGGCCCGGCCGGCCACGAAGCAGGACGTCCGGATCACCCTGAGCGCCGTACGCACCCTGCTGGCCATGACCCGCAACCACCCCGGGCGATTCTGGCGCAACCTGCGCTCGCCCCTGCCCCGCGCCTCGGTGGAGACGTTCCTGGACGTCTACTCCAACCCGGGGCTGTCCTGGCAGCACCTGGCGACCCTGCGGGAGCGCACCCGGCTGCCGGTGGTGCTCAAGGGCATCCTGCACCCGGACGACGCGCGCCGCGCGTTCGACCTGGGCGCGGACGCAATCGTGGTGTCCAACCACGGCGGCCGGCAGGTCGACAACGCCATCGCCTCCCTCGACGCCCTGGTCGCGATCCGCGACGCCATCGGCCCGGAGCCGACGGTGCTGCTCGACAGCGGCATCCGCACCGGGGCGGACGTCTTCGTGGCGCTCGCCCTAGGCGCCGACGCGGTCCTGCTGGGCCGGCCGCACCTGTACGGGCTGGCGCTCGCCGGACAGCGCGGCGTGGAGGACGTCATCCGCAACGTGGTGGCCGAACTCGACCTCACCATGGCGCTCTCCGGCGCCCGGGACGTCCCCGCCGTCACCCGCGACCTGGTCTCCGCCGCCGGGTGA
- a CDS encoding nuclear transport factor 2 family protein, with translation MELIEKYLAAWNTTDPTARRALIDEVWTADGTYTDPLAAVAGRDQIDALIAAVQQQFAGLEFRLAGPVDAHHDLARFTWHLGPRGEEPIVVGFDVAVVTDGRIATVHGFLDRVPA, from the coding sequence ATGGAACTGATCGAGAAGTACCTCGCCGCCTGGAACACCACCGACCCCACCGCCCGCCGGGCCCTCATCGACGAGGTCTGGACCGCCGACGGGACGTACACCGACCCGCTGGCCGCCGTCGCGGGGCGCGACCAGATCGACGCGCTGATCGCCGCCGTGCAGCAGCAGTTCGCGGGGCTGGAGTTCCGCCTCGCCGGCCCGGTCGACGCGCACCACGACCTGGCCCGCTTCACCTGGCACCTCGGCCCGCGCGGCGAGGAGCCGATCGTCGTCGGCTTCGACGTCGCGGTCGTCACCGACGGACGGATCGCCACCGTGCACGGCTTCCTGGACCGGGTGCCGGCATGA
- a CDS encoding DUF4097 family beta strand repeat-containing protein, giving the protein MPSFDTPAPISASVDLVAGEVRMTAGPRTDTVVQVRPADESDERDVRAAAQTRVEYASGRLVVRGPRQPGFGVFGRTGCVEVTIDLPAASGVDAKLGVGAISCSGPLADCRLKTGAGDLQVEDAGKLSLHTGFGAAIAETVAGDAEVTTGSGKLSVRAVGGHAVLKNGNGETWIGETGGDLRIRSANGSVAAEHAAASVTANTANGDIRVGELVRGSATLRTAAGRIEVGIRRGTAALLDLHTSFGKVRNELDATAGPADTDEKAEVRARTAYGDILIHRS; this is encoded by the coding sequence ATGCCATCCTTCGACACCCCCGCACCGATCTCGGCGTCGGTCGACCTCGTCGCCGGCGAGGTGCGGATGACCGCCGGCCCGCGCACCGACACCGTCGTCCAGGTGCGCCCGGCCGACGAATCCGACGAACGCGACGTGCGCGCCGCCGCGCAGACCCGGGTCGAGTACGCCTCCGGCCGCCTCGTGGTCCGCGGGCCCCGGCAACCCGGCTTCGGCGTCTTCGGCCGTACCGGCTGCGTCGAGGTGACCATCGACCTGCCGGCGGCGTCCGGCGTGGACGCCAAGCTGGGCGTCGGCGCCATCAGCTGCTCCGGCCCGCTGGCCGACTGCCGGCTCAAGACCGGGGCCGGCGATCTCCAGGTCGAGGACGCCGGCAAGCTGAGCCTCCACACCGGCTTCGGCGCGGCCATCGCCGAGACCGTGGCGGGCGACGCCGAGGTCACCACCGGCTCCGGCAAGCTCAGCGTCCGCGCCGTCGGCGGGCACGCCGTCCTCAAGAACGGCAACGGTGAGACCTGGATCGGCGAGACCGGCGGCGACCTGCGGATCCGCTCGGCGAACGGCAGCGTGGCCGCCGAGCACGCCGCGGCCTCCGTCACGGCGAACACCGCCAACGGCGACATCCGCGTGGGTGAGCTGGTCCGCGGCTCGGCGACGTTGCGCACGGCGGCCGGGCGGATCGAGGTCGGCATCCGGCGCGGCACCGCCGCCCTGTTGGACCTGCACACCAGCTTCGGCAAGGTCCGCAACGAGCTGGACGCCACCGCCGGTCCGGCCGACACGGACGAGAAGGCCGAGGTACGCGCTCGCACGGCCTACGGCGACATCCTGATCCACCGCTCCTGA
- a CDS encoding MFS transporter, translated as MTAPSTSAPVPTVAATPAPAAEHRVLARYLAAAVTARLADEGARVAVVLVALERTGRASLGGLLIAALMIPHVVAAPVAGAAADGVRHRKPLYAAAFATYALCLAGAAELIGRFTAAAAALLIVAGCVAPLLLGGLSSLLSELAPGTLPRAFVLDSTTYGVAGIAGPAVAAVVAGALGASWSLVVLGLCVLAGALAFLALPLPVRARGRRPSRTTASLGGLSVLVRRRRLGAVTVTSGLSQLGLGALPVAAASVAIHTDQPALTGLIMSATAGGGLAGALLCLRLRVLHRRPERVLLICTGAMAAPLLLTAALPGKWPLLLLFALAGLIGSPVIVALFAVRDREAPPAVRTQVFTLGAGIKVTAAAAGAAVAGLATAHGPAPLLAAIAACQLVGAGAGALLLPAGRRPGTVADG; from the coding sequence GTGACCGCTCCATCGACATCCGCCCCGGTCCCGACGGTCGCCGCGACGCCGGCACCCGCGGCGGAACACCGGGTGCTGGCGCGTTACCTGGCCGCCGCGGTCACCGCCCGGCTGGCCGACGAGGGCGCCCGGGTGGCGGTCGTGCTGGTCGCCCTGGAACGGACCGGACGGGCGAGCCTCGGTGGCCTGCTGATCGCGGCGTTGATGATCCCGCACGTGGTCGCGGCCCCGGTGGCCGGCGCCGCCGCGGACGGCGTACGGCACCGTAAGCCGCTCTACGCGGCGGCCTTCGCGACGTACGCCCTGTGTCTGGCCGGAGCGGCGGAGTTGATCGGCCGGTTCACGGCGGCGGCAGCGGCGCTGCTGATCGTCGCGGGCTGCGTCGCTCCGCTGCTGCTGGGTGGCCTCAGCAGCCTGCTGTCCGAGCTCGCGCCGGGCACCCTGCCCCGTGCCTTCGTCCTGGACTCCACCACCTACGGCGTCGCGGGGATCGCCGGACCCGCGGTGGCGGCTGTCGTCGCGGGCGCCCTCGGCGCGTCCTGGTCGCTCGTCGTCCTCGGGCTCTGCGTCCTGGCGGGCGCCCTCGCCTTCCTGGCCCTTCCCCTTCCCGTCCGGGCGCGGGGCCGTCGCCCGTCCCGGACGACCGCGTCGCTCGGCGGGTTGAGCGTGCTCGTGCGGCGGCGCCGACTCGGCGCGGTGACCGTCACCTCCGGGCTCAGCCAGCTCGGGCTGGGCGCCCTGCCCGTCGCCGCCGCGTCGGTGGCCATCCACACGGACCAGCCGGCCCTGACCGGCCTCATCATGTCCGCCACCGCGGGCGGTGGCCTGGCCGGGGCGCTGCTCTGCCTCCGGCTACGGGTGCTCCACCGGCGCCCGGAGCGGGTCCTGCTGATCTGCACCGGCGCCATGGCGGCGCCGCTGCTGCTGACCGCGGCGCTGCCCGGGAAGTGGCCGCTCCTGCTGTTGTTCGCGCTGGCCGGCCTCATCGGCAGTCCCGTCATCGTCGCGCTCTTCGCGGTCCGGGACCGCGAGGCCCCGCCGGCGGTCCGGACCCAGGTCTTCACCCTCGGCGCGGGAATCAAGGTGACCGCGGCCGCCGCCGGGGCGGCCGTCGCCGGCCTGGCGACCGCCCACGGCCCCGCACCGCTGCTCGCCGCCATCGCCGCCTGCCAGCTCGTCGGGGCCGGGGCCGGCGCTCTCCTGCTGCCGGCCGGACGGCGACCGGGAACCGTCGCTGACGGCTGA